Genomic DNA from Selenomonas sp. oral taxon 126:
GAAGGCGATGCAGGAAATCCAGCCGAAGATGAAAAAGATCCAGGAAAAGTACAAGAACAACCCGCAGATGCTTCAGCAGAAGACGGGCGAACTTTTTCGCGAGTCGGGCGTCAACCCGCTCGCCGGCTGCCTGCCGCTGCTCGTGCAGATGCCGATCCTCATGGGCATGTACTATGCGCTCTTCAACTTCACATTCCCGACCCCCGAGGCGGCGGCATTCTTCTGGCTGCCGAACATGACCGAGCCCGACCCGCTCTACATCCTGCCCGTGCTGTCTGCTGCGACCACCTATCTCCAGCAGAAGATGACCAACACCGAGATGAACGCGCAGATGAAGATCATGATGACCATCATGCCGCTCTTCATCGGTTGGATCAGCCTCACATTCCCCTCGGGTCTCGTCCTCTACTGGGTGACGATGAACGTCGTGCAGATCGCCC
This window encodes:
- a CDS encoding YidC/Oxa1 family membrane protein insertase, translating into MSEFFSNLFQPIIHILQFILGGFYTVTSAAGLVSYGYPIILLTILIKVVTYPLTVKQIKSMKAMQEIQPKMKKIQEKYKNNPQMLQQKTGELFRESGVNPLAGCLPLLVQMPILMGMYYALFNFTFPTPEAAAFFWLPNMTEPDPLYILPVLSAATTYLQQKMTNTEMNAQMKIMMTIMPLFIGWISLTFPSGLVLYWVTMNVVQIAQQWWMYHGEGAVKEAH